The DNA region TTTAAAGCGCCGGATGGTCAAAAGGGTGGCAACAACAATTGCACAGGAGCATCAGGTGATGATCTGATTGTTGATGTACCCTGCGGAACAGTCGTTTACGACAAAGAAACGGGTGAGGAAATTGGTGATCTGATTACCCATGGCCAAACGTTTTGCGTAGCAGCTGGCGGCAAAGGTGGCCTAGGCAACAAACACTTTTTGAGTAATAAAAATCGAGCACCCGAACATGCCCTGCCTGGTCTAGAAGGAGAGATTAAACAAATTCGTCTGGAACTAAAATTACTGGCAGAAGTGGGATTAATTGGCTTACCGAATGCAGGTAAATCAACGCTTATTTCGGCTTTGTCGGCAGCACGTCCAAAGATTGGGGATTATCCGTTTACAACTTTAATTCCAAATTTGGGAGTTGTGCGTCGTCCCACTGGGGATGGCAATGTGTTTGCAGATATTCCCGGTTTGATTGAAGGAGCACACCAAGGGGTTGGTCTCGGCCATGAGTTTTTACGTCACATCGAACGGACAAGAGTTTTGGTGCATGTGGTTGATCTAAACGCAGAAGATCCCATTCAAGATTATGTGACGATTCAGCAGGAATTGATTGCTTACGGTCGGGGTTTGCCGGAACTGCCGCAAATTGTCGCACTTAATAAAGCGGATACGGGCGATCGCGAATTTGCAGATTTCATTACCGAGGAACTGCAACAGATTACAGACTACGAAATTATGACTATTTCGGCAGTATCTCGGGCAGGTCTAGACCAATTGCTGCAGCGGGTTTGGGAGATTTTGGATGAGATTAATGCCCGGGAAGCGGAACAAAAACGCATTGAGCTAGAGGAAGCACGACGGGCTGAAGCAGCATTATTGTTGACAGCGACTCCCACTGAACTCGAATCTTTATCTGAATAGAGGGGGCAATCGTTGCCTAAACTCTGAAAAGAGACGCTGCGCTCTATAATGTATGCCGATGTTTTAGGGACTGGCAGCAATGATGAAGCAACGAGTTGGGTTACTTTTCGGTGGGAAATCTGGTGAACATGAGGTTTCCATTGTCTCAGCTCAGGCGATCGCCAGTGCATTCCAAATGGGCGAAAACCCCGGCAAATATGACCTTATCCCCTTCTACATCGATAAAGGCGGCATTTGGCACAACCCAGAATTTTCCCAAGGCATTTTAGACTCCGGCAAATCTTTCGACCCAGAAACAATTGATGCAGCTGCCCGCTGGCAATTTCCCGATGCGGCCTCAACGGTTGGTGTGTGGTTCCCAATTATCCACGGCCCCAATGGTGAAGACGGCACATTGCAAGGGCTATTAACTCTGATGGAAAAGCCTTTTGTTGGCAGTAATGTTCTCGGCTCATCCGCTGGCATGGACAAACTTTCCATGAAAATGATCTTTGCTCAGGCAGGATTGGCGCAAGTGGACTACGTTGGCGTGTTGCGTTCCGAAGTCTGGTCTAGCCCCTGTGTCTTTCCGAAAGTATGTGACGACGTTGAAGCAAAACTGAACTATCCAATGTTCGTAAAACCGGCCAATCTTGGTTCTTCCGTCGGTATTAGTAAAGTGCGTACGCGCGATGAATTGGAAGCAGCATTAGATCTAGCGGCTAAATACGACCGTCGCATTATTGTCGAAGCTGGCGTAATTGCACGCGAAGTGGAATGTGCGGTGCTCGGCAACGATAACCCGAAAGCGTCTGTGGTGGGCGAAATCAGCTTTGAAAGCGATTTTTATGACTACGAAACAAAATATACCGATGGCCAATCAAGTATGAATATTCCCGCTGATCTCCCGGCAGAGATTGTCGAGAAAATCCAAGAGGGGGCGATCGCCGCATTCCAGGCACTTGATTGTGCAGGTATTGGTCGAGTTGACTTTTTCTACGTCGAAGAAACAGGCGAGGTACTCATTAATGAAATTAATACACTCCCCGGATTTACATCTCTGAGCATGTATCCACAACTCTGGAAAAATACAGGAATCCCGTTTGATAACCTCGTCGATCAACTCATTCAATTAGCTCTAGAAGATCGCTAGACCCATTTCACAAATAGGATTTCAGGGTCTTCTTTATCCGTAATAACACCTAAACTTCTCTAAATCAAAACAGAGTGTTTAGGTAACCTTTTAATAGGGAAACAGCATCTGAGATAAAATTAAATCGACTGGTTCATATCAAAACTAATTGAAATGTTTGAAAGACATCCCGATTGATTAGATACGACTTAGCTCAATGCATCAGTTTTTTCTCTGATTACTTTATTTATCCCCATTCTCTCTAGGTTCAGTTAACCCGAATCTTTTTTCAATCATGGCAAGCCTTGATAAAACAGCCCTCATCTTAATTGGATTTCAGAACGACTATTTTTGTAAAGATGGCATCTTAAATAGTGTTATTGAGGAATCTATCAAGGCAACAAAAGCCGTTGATAACACGGTGGCACTGCTCAATCAAGTTGTTGAAACGCCTCTGCACATCATCACAACACCGATTATCTTCACACCAACTTATGAAGAGCTTTCTGAACCAGTCGGAATCCTCAAAACTATTAAAGAAGTAAAAGCATTTCAGTCAGGGACAAATGGAGCACAAACGATTCCTGAACTATCAGCCTTTGGCGATCGCATCCAAGAAATTCCAGGTAAAAGAGGCTTTAATGCCTTTATCGGTACCAGCCTTGAGAGTTATCTACAAGCCCATAAAATTGAGCATGTCATCCTAGCCGGAGCTGTCACCTCAATTTGTATCGACTCCACAGGCCGCTCAGCCCACGAAAAAAATTATCAAGTAACCATCCTGTCCGACTGTATTTCCGCTCGTACAGTCTTTGAACAAGAGTTTTATTTAGAAAATGTTTTTCCGCTCTATGCCCAAACCTTATCCTCTAAAGAGTTAGTGCGTAGCTTAGAGATGACCAATGTCCGATGAAAATCTCCAAAACGAACTAAATACCCAAATCCAATACCGTCTGACTGAGAAACTGGCACAATCGGAGAGATTTCATCGCAATTTAATCCAGAGTCTCAAAGAAATCATCTTTGAATGCGATACCTCTGGAAACTTTATCTTTTTAAACCAAGCTTGGGAAAAGACCTTAGGCTATCCAGTAAAAAATGTAATCGGCAACTCGATTCTTGATTATGTTGAACCTAACGATAAAGAACTAGTAGCAGATATATTTCGCCAAACAACTCCTTCTACACAGCCTAGCTTAGAAGTCCGTTTTTTAAATAGTGAAAAAGAAATAGTTTGGTTAGAAATGTCTTTTAGAGAGAATTACAACCATCAATTTTCAGGATCATTAGTCAACATTACAGACCGTAAGAATACAGAGATTCTACAACAAAAACTCAACGAAGACTTAGAGAATCGTGTCCAAGAAAGAACAAATGAATTAACCCAGAGTAATCAAGAGCTCAGGCTCACACTTGATAGATTACAAAAAACACAATTGCAATTAATTCAAGCAGAAAAAATGTCTAGTTTAGGGCAGCTTGTCGCAGGTATTGCCCATGAAATCAATAATCCAATTAGCTTTGTCCACGGCAACCTTAATTTCATCAAAGATTACTCTCAAGAATTATTAGATGGAATCGATCTATTTGAAAAATGTTATCCAGAGTCTCACTCAAAAATTATTGAATGGCAGAAAGAAGTTGATTTTGAGTTTCTCAAAGAAGATCTACCCAAAACATTAGAGTCAGTTAGTTTAGGTACTCGGAGAGTTCAAGAAATTGTCCTTTCTCTCAAAAGTTTTTCCCGCACAGATGAACAAGGTTTCAAAAAAGTTGATATCCACAAAGGTATTGACGATACATTATTGATTTTGCAAAATCGACTGCGAGATCACCCAGATATCAAGATCATCAAAGATTACAATTTCAAACAAAATATTGAATGTTATCCAGGACAACTCAATCAAGTATTCATGAATATTTTAGCTAATGCTATTGATGCTTTAGAAAGCTCATCTCAAGTTAATAAAGCTAAAGAAATCACGATTGAAACAAGCCTGATCAAAAAAGATAAATGGGTAAGTATTTGTATTTCAGACAATGGTGATGGAGTACCATCAGCAATGAGAACAAGAATTTTTGACCCATTTTTTACAACCAAGCCTATTGGTAAAGGCACAGGGATGGGAATGGCAATTAGTTATCAAATCATCACAGAAAAACATGGCGGAAGTTTAGGCTGCTTTTCTCAAGAGATGCAAGGGACAAAATTCATCATCAAAATTCCAGTCTCTCATAAATAATCATCTCGATTAATAAATAAAAAATTATTATTATTAGACTGAGTTAATAGCTTCAATGACTAAAGTTTTATAGAAAAATATTTGGCTAGATTGGTAAAGTTCTTCAGACAATACAGATAAAGGCTGAATCTGCTTAGAAAAATATTCTGGCCTTTGGCGTGACACTAAAAGATTCCAATACATTAAACGACTATTGTATTGGCTTGATTTGATCAATTTTCTTAATAAGAGATGGTATTCTTCCTCGGAGATCCATTCAAAAATATTGCTTAGATTAAATCGATCAACTATTTGAGATGGATATTTTTTTAAATAGCTATTGAGTCCTAAGCAATGTATTTCTAAGCTATCCAGATGATTACGAATCGAGTTGAAATTCTCAGGTCGTAAAGCATAAGGTAGAGCAGTTTGATAATCGCCAGTAGCAATCCATTGTAAATAAGAATTTTTCTGGGGATTATGATGTACTAGAGCAAAATTTGCCCGCTCTAAAATAGAATTAGCAACATTTCCTTCGACATATTTAAAAAAACTAGGATCTCGCCCTAGTTTCCCCATCACAAATCGAGAAAAAAAGATTCGAAAAATCCACTGCCATCGCCATGTGTTCCAGTTTTGCTCAAACCATTTTTCTCTCTCTTGGCGATCGCCCTGCTGGAATAACTCATCAAGAATTTTTGGGGAATGAATCAGAGGCAAGACACGCTGACGAAATAGAGTCAGATATCGCTCGAATTTGCCGCCAGACATTAAGCCATTCTTAATAACAGATAGGCGATCGCCCCAGAAATTTTTTACCGCAGGCGATAGGTCAGCATGGCAACGGTAATATAAGTCCAACCGTAATTTAGGCTCCACTCCAGTTTTGGATGTAACCAATAAGAGCATTTCGGGATGACTTAAATTTCGATAGGCTGCAGCACGCAATTCGAGACAAGCAATCTGTGCCAAACTAAAATCTATCGCAATCACTTTTTTGGGTTGGCGACTCAGTAAAGCAAGGGTATTATCACCACCCGAAGCGATTGAGAGACAAGTATGAAAAGGCTGCACGTCAAGGGCAGCAAGCATTACATCAGTATCTTCCCAAGACTGTGCATATCGAATCTCAGAAAATTTCTTAGGATGTGTGGTCGGCGATCGCCTCTGTTTCGAGCTTATAGATTTTACCTGTGCTGCCATCAATTTCGACCCAATCACCATCATTTAGCCACTGCGTAATCCCCGACAAATCCGTAATCATTGGCAGTCCCAATTCACGACAGACAATTGCCACATGGGACAGCACACTACCGCGCTCCACCAACAAACCCATCGCATGGGGAAAGAGTAAAATCCAACCAGGATCAGTGGACTCTGCTACCAGAATATAGCTGTAATCTGAGTTTTGCCTGTTTTGCTGCAAGAATTTTTGAGGATCTCGCACGATACAAACTTGTCCTTTGACTCGCCCGACAGCACAACTCTTGCCTTGTCGAAACGTCGTCATTTCTTGAAAATCAGATATTTGAATCGACTGAAATTGATTACCTTGGTACACCATCCCTTTCGTTGAAAAGCGATCGCCTGGTGCTGACTCTATCTTGTATTTTTGGAATTCAACTCGTCGCAAATCGACTAATCCTTGTAAGTTCTGGCAAGTAGAAGTACCACCAAAAAAGCTCATAATTTCTTCGACTTCCAAGTAGAAAATATCTTCTGCGGTATTTAGCTTCTGGACTTGAGCTAACTGTCGGCCAAGCTGCATAAAAATTCGACGAGCTAATCCAAACACTCTAGTTCTTTCAAAGCGAAGGTTTTCACGATTGCGAATTAAGCGACGAGTGTTATTTAAAATCCATCGAAAAATAATTTGTTTCAATGGCTTTTTTTTCAAAGCAATAAAAGCTTTTTTTTCAGCATCTTGTCGTAATTGATTATTTGATTCCTTTTCCACTGGAGCAACCTGAGATATTTGGGAAATAGAACGAAAAAGCAGCAATGGCTGATCATGTAGTGTCGGACTTTCTAATTTCAATTCAGCCAGACAGCGATCGCCAAATTTCTCTAAATAAGCTTGATACTGTCGAGCAAAATTGGGTTGAGTTTGTAGCCATCGCTTAATTTCTCGTAGATTTCCTTGAGCTAAAAGTTTCACATCTTCTTCATTTAGTTCGGATGCCATCTTTCTCATTAAGATAAGAGGCTCAGCACTAATGACATCGCCTTCAGCCGAGATTAAAGCATTATGGAGAGAGTCTGTTTGATCACCACACCATTTTTCGGTTAAACGATGCAACAATCCATAAAAAATCATGGCAAAAAAGTCATTAATTAATGGTGCATCCCAATGAGCTAGCAAATTAGTTTCAACAGATCGATAATAAGCAACTAATTCATCTACTCGCCAAAGGTTCATATTAGATGGAGTAGTTTCAGTTTCTCTAAGTACTAAAGCCTCATTAACACGCTGATAATACTTTTTAATTCGTCGCTCCAGAGTTAAAAAATTAAGAATCAAACTAAAAATAACTTTTCGAGCTTGCCAATCTTCTCGCCAATTTTTCGGCTGTGTTGAGGCTTGAATTTCAGCAATAATATCTTCAGGTAATTCTTCTTTAACTCCCATCATTTGCTCCATAAAATGAGCATTTATTTTCGCAGCTGGGAGCATTGCTAATATTCGATACCAATTCAGCAAATTATAATAAATTCTGCCTTGAATAAAGCCAATCATATTGCGAAAGATCGCTTGATTTTGCAATACTTGCGGTTTTGACACACCCATAAATCGACAAAACTGTTGATAAACTTTGGTATAGGCTTTACGCGCAAAAGAAAACGTCAGTGGCGTCGTTACTCCGCTATAACTTTCAACAATGTTGCTGTTATCCCAAAGTTGAAAAACACCATCTGGGTCTGGCAAATCTTTTAATGTTGTAATCGGACGAGCCTGTAATAAATAAAGCTTGTTATCGGCGATCGCCCACTCTATATCCTGCGGTTGCCCAAAATATCTCTCAACTTGTCGAACAAGCTCTGTAATTCGTAAAAGTTGCTCATCGCTTAGTATTGCGTCTTCTGCAGATCGTGAGGTGACTTGCCCAAATCGATTTACGGTATAGCTTTGTCCAGTCACTTCCCCAGACATGAGGCGATCGCCTAAGCCTTCCACTACATTAATGACAACATTACGCTGCCCGGAAATTGGATCTACACTAAACGCAACACCAGCTAATTCTGCTACGATCATCGGCTGAATTAAAATAGCCATTGATTGAGACGATGACTGAATTTTTTGGGCTTTCTGATAGCTGGATACGGATTTATTTTGTGCTGATTTCCAAACTTCAATAACAGCATCTTCAATATTTTGAGAGCTGACATTTAAAAAGCTTTTAAATTGTCCGGCAAAAGAAAGTAGTTGTCCATCCTCGGAAGTTGCTGATGAACGAATAGCCACAAATTTATTATTTGACTCAAGTTTATGAAAAGCTTTTTCTAGAAATAACTTGTCTTCTGCTCGCAGCTTGCATATCACACCATCCTTTTCTTTTTGAATGGTAGAGTTTATAGTGACTAGCTGTTTTAGTTCAATATCAAAACTAAGATCTGTTACGACAAATCCATTTGGCACAGAAAATCCAGCTTGTAATAATTGGGCGATCGCCTTCGCTTTGCCACCAACTTCATTTTGATGCTCTTCAATATCCTGTAGCCAAATAATTTTTGTCATTTTCAGAGCTGCTCTTGTATATAGTATTAAAGCTTTTTATGGATTTAGTTTCAGGTCATGACGATAGCCATAAAGGTAATAATCCCAAACTAAAATAAAGAACGATTGTCCAAATACCAGACATACGATCGATCCATTTTGCAGATTTGCGATCAAGTTTTTTTATAAACCACCAACTAATTGAAATTGTAGGACTTAAGCAAACACATAAAGCAATTGATAATTGCCAACCAAATCCAATCTGAGTAGCAGTCCAAATTGCAGTAACTGTGGTCAAAAATATTGATATTAACCAAACAAGAGCAGCGTTTTTTGGTTGCCAAATAGAACTATAGGTTTCTACTCCTACACGCTCGTCTTGGGGAGCACGAATTTTTCGACCGATCTCAATCACGATGCCATTGAAAAAACACGTAAGACAGAAGAGCAAGTAAATCGTTTTAAAAGAGCCACTACAAACTAAACAAAATAATGCCATTAGCGGCAAAATCATCATGTGAGAAATC from [Leptolyngbya] sp. PCC 7376 includes:
- the obgE gene encoding GTPase ObgE, with amino-acid sequence MQFIDQAEVEVVAGKGGDGIVAFRREKYVPAGGPAGGNGGWGGSVIFRAEQNLQTLLDFRYARVFKAPDGQKGGNNNCTGASGDDLIVDVPCGTVVYDKETGEEIGDLITHGQTFCVAAGGKGGLGNKHFLSNKNRAPEHALPGLEGEIKQIRLELKLLAEVGLIGLPNAGKSTLISALSAARPKIGDYPFTTLIPNLGVVRRPTGDGNVFADIPGLIEGAHQGVGLGHEFLRHIERTRVLVHVVDLNAEDPIQDYVTIQQELIAYGRGLPELPQIVALNKADTGDREFADFITEELQQITDYEIMTISAVSRAGLDQLLQRVWEILDEINAREAEQKRIELEEARRAEAALLLTATPTELESLSE
- a CDS encoding D-alanine--D-alanine ligase family protein, producing MMKQRVGLLFGGKSGEHEVSIVSAQAIASAFQMGENPGKYDLIPFYIDKGGIWHNPEFSQGILDSGKSFDPETIDAAARWQFPDAASTVGVWFPIIHGPNGEDGTLQGLLTLMEKPFVGSNVLGSSAGMDKLSMKMIFAQAGLAQVDYVGVLRSEVWSSPCVFPKVCDDVEAKLNYPMFVKPANLGSSVGISKVRTRDELEAALDLAAKYDRRIIVEAGVIAREVECAVLGNDNPKASVVGEISFESDFYDYETKYTDGQSSMNIPADLPAEIVEKIQEGAIAAFQALDCAGIGRVDFFYVEETGEVLINEINTLPGFTSLSMYPQLWKNTGIPFDNLVDQLIQLALEDR
- a CDS encoding cysteine hydrolase family protein: MASLDKTALILIGFQNDYFCKDGILNSVIEESIKATKAVDNTVALLNQVVETPLHIITTPIIFTPTYEELSEPVGILKTIKEVKAFQSGTNGAQTIPELSAFGDRIQEIPGKRGFNAFIGTSLESYLQAHKIEHVILAGAVTSICIDSTGRSAHEKNYQVTILSDCISARTVFEQEFYLENVFPLYAQTLSSKELVRSLEMTNVR
- a CDS encoding ATP-binding protein: MSDENLQNELNTQIQYRLTEKLAQSERFHRNLIQSLKEIIFECDTSGNFIFLNQAWEKTLGYPVKNVIGNSILDYVEPNDKELVADIFRQTTPSTQPSLEVRFLNSEKEIVWLEMSFRENYNHQFSGSLVNITDRKNTEILQQKLNEDLENRVQERTNELTQSNQELRLTLDRLQKTQLQLIQAEKMSSLGQLVAGIAHEINNPISFVHGNLNFIKDYSQELLDGIDLFEKCYPESHSKIIEWQKEVDFEFLKEDLPKTLESVSLGTRRVQEIVLSLKSFSRTDEQGFKKVDIHKGIDDTLLILQNRLRDHPDIKIIKDYNFKQNIECYPGQLNQVFMNILANAIDALESSSQVNKAKEITIETSLIKKDKWVSICISDNGDGVPSAMRTRIFDPFFTTKPIGKGTGMGMAISYQIITEKHGGSLGCFSQEMQGTKFIIKIPVSHK
- a CDS encoding DUF3419 family protein; this translates as MAAQVKSISSKQRRSPTTHPKKFSEIRYAQSWEDTDVMLAALDVQPFHTCLSIASGGDNTLALLSRQPKKVIAIDFSLAQIACLELRAAAYRNLSHPEMLLLVTSKTGVEPKLRLDLYYRCHADLSPAVKNFWGDRLSVIKNGLMSGGKFERYLTLFRQRVLPLIHSPKILDELFQQGDRQEREKWFEQNWNTWRWQWIFRIFFSRFVMGKLGRDPSFFKYVEGNVANSILERANFALVHHNPQKNSYLQWIATGDYQTALPYALRPENFNSIRNHLDSLEIHCLGLNSYLKKYPSQIVDRFNLSNIFEWISEEEYHLLLRKLIKSSQYNSRLMYWNLLVSRQRPEYFSKQIQPLSVLSEELYQSSQIFFYKTLVIEAINSV
- a CDS encoding PEP/pyruvate-binding domain-containing protein — protein: MTKIIWLQDIEEHQNEVGGKAKAIAQLLQAGFSVPNGFVVTDLSFDIELKQLVTINSTIQKEKDGVICKLRAEDKLFLEKAFHKLESNNKFVAIRSSATSEDGQLLSFAGQFKSFLNVSSQNIEDAVIEVWKSAQNKSVSSYQKAQKIQSSSQSMAILIQPMIVAELAGVAFSVDPISGQRNVVINVVEGLGDRLMSGEVTGQSYTVNRFGQVTSRSAEDAILSDEQLLRITELVRQVERYFGQPQDIEWAIADNKLYLLQARPITTLKDLPDPDGVFQLWDNSNIVESYSGVTTPLTFSFARKAYTKVYQQFCRFMGVSKPQVLQNQAIFRNMIGFIQGRIYYNLLNWYRILAMLPAAKINAHFMEQMMGVKEELPEDIIAEIQASTQPKNWREDWQARKVIFSLILNFLTLERRIKKYYQRVNEALVLRETETTPSNMNLWRVDELVAYYRSVETNLLAHWDAPLINDFFAMIFYGLLHRLTEKWCGDQTDSLHNALISAEGDVISAEPLILMRKMASELNEEDVKLLAQGNLREIKRWLQTQPNFARQYQAYLEKFGDRCLAELKLESPTLHDQPLLLFRSISQISQVAPVEKESNNQLRQDAEKKAFIALKKKPLKQIIFRWILNNTRRLIRNRENLRFERTRVFGLARRIFMQLGRQLAQVQKLNTAEDIFYLEVEEIMSFFGGTSTCQNLQGLVDLRRVEFQKYKIESAPGDRFSTKGMVYQGNQFQSIQISDFQEMTTFRQGKSCAVGRVKGQVCIVRDPQKFLQQNRQNSDYSYILVAESTDPGWILLFPHAMGLLVERGSVLSHVAIVCRELGLPMITDLSGITQWLNDGDWVEIDGSTGKIYKLETEAIADHTS